One Halichoerus grypus chromosome 1, mHalGry1.hap1.1, whole genome shotgun sequence genomic region harbors:
- the ACKR4 gene encoding atypical chemokine receptor 4, whose product MALEHNQSTDYYYEENEVNGTHDYSQYEVICIKEEVRKFAKVFLPAFFTIAFIIGIAGNSIVVAIYAYYKKQRTKTDVYILNLAVADLLLLFTLPFWAVNAVHGWVLGRIMCKVTSALYTVNFVSGMQFLACISIDRYWAVTKAPGQTGVGKPCWLICSCVWTAAILLSIPQLVFYTVNHKARCIPIFPYHLGTSVKASIQMLEICIGFVIPFLIMGVCYFVTARTLIRMPNIKKSRPLKVLLTVVIVFIVTQLPYNIVRFCQVIDIIYSLITDCDMSKRMDVAVQITESIALFHSCLNPILYVFMGASFKNYIMKVAKKYGSWRRQRQNVEEIPFDSEDPTEPTSTFSI is encoded by the coding sequence ATGGCTTTGGAACACAACCAGTCAACAGATTActattatgaagaaaatgaagtgaaTGGCACTCATGACTATAGTCAGTATGAAGTGATCTGTATAAAAGAGGAAGTCAGAAAATTTGCAAAAGTTTTCTTGCCTGCCTTCTTCACAATAGCTTTCATCATTGGAATTGCAGGCAATTCCATAGTTGTGGCAATTTATGCCTATTACAAGAAGCAGAGAACCAAAACAGATGTGTACATCCTGAACTTGGCAGTGGCAGATTTACTCCTTCTATTCACTCTGCCTTTTTGGGCAGTTAATGCAGTTCATGGATGGGTGTTAGGGAGAATCATGTGCAAAGTCACTTCAGCCTTGTACACAGTCAACTTCGTCTCTGGAATGCAGTTTCTGGCTTGTATCAGCATAGACAGATACTGGGCAGTAACTAAAGCCCCAGGTCAAACAGGAGTGGGGAAACCATGCTGGCTTATCTGTTCCTGTGTCTGGACGGCTGCCATCTTGCTGAGTATACCTCAGCTGGTTTTTTATACAGTAAATCACAAGGCTAGGTGCATTCCCATCTTTCCATATCACCTAGGAACCTCAGTGAAAGCATCAATTCAAATGCTGGAAATCTGCATCGGATTTGTAATACCCTTTCTTATTATGGGAGTGTGCTACTTTGTCACAGCAAGGACACTCATCAGGATGCCCAACATTAAAAAATCTCGACCCCTCAAAGTTCTGCTCACAGTAGTTATAGTTTTCATTGTCACTCAGCTGCCTTATAACATTGTCAGGTTCTGCCAAGTCATAGACATCATCTACTCCCTGATCACCGACTGCGACATGAGCAAACGCATGGATGTTGCCGTCCAAATCACGGAGAGCATTGCACTCTTTCACAGCTGCCTCAACCCAATCCTGTATGTTTTCATGGGAGCctcttttaaaaactacattatgaaagttgctaagaaataTGGGTCCTGGAGAAGACAAAGACAAAACGTGGAGGAGATTCCTTTTGATTCAGAAGATCCTACAGAGCCAACCAGTACTTTTAGCATTTAA